In one window of Onychomys torridus chromosome 5, mOncTor1.1, whole genome shotgun sequence DNA:
- the Zkscan8 gene encoding zinc finger protein with KRAB and SCAN domains 8 isoform X2, whose product MATESRKPSSAPSPPDQAPEEDLVIVKIEEDHGWDEESSVHENNTSGQELFRLRFRQLCYQETLGPREALIQLRALCHQWLRPDLNSKEQILELLVLEQFLTILPEELQTLVKEHQLENGEEVVSLLEDLERQINILGRPVSAHTHGHRVLWEEVVSSESAPEPASTQLQAMATKHNSSVPQKPQDRGERPDFTCKDGETRSENKEFFSKQVISTGIQPHGQTAASCNGDVILGLAHGKTQDLLGRLERQQGNPTQERRHKCDECGKSFAQNSGLVRHWRIHTGEKPYQCNVCSKAFSYRSALLSHQDIHNKVKRYHCKECGKAFSQNTGLILHQRIHTGEKPYQCNQCGKAFSQSAGLILHQRIHSGERPYECNECGKAFSHSSHLIGHQRIHTGEKPYECDECGKTFRRSSHLIGHQRSHTGEKPYKCNECGRAFSQKSGLIEHQRIHTGERPYKCKECGKAFNGNTGLIQHLRIHTGEKPYQCNECGKAFIQRSSLIRHQRIHTGEKPETTGV is encoded by the exons ATGGCTACAGAATCAAGAAAGCCTTCTTCGGCCCCATCTCCACCAGACCAGGCTCCTGAAGAGGACCTTGTCATTGTCAAGATAGAGGAAGATCATGGTTGGGATGAGGAGTCTAGTGTGCATGAAAATAATACTTCTGGCCAAGAATTGTTTCGCCTACGCTTCAGGCAGCTATGCTACCAGGAGACATTAGGACCCCGGGAAGCTCTGATCCAGCTCCGTGCACTTTGCCATCAGTGGCTGCGGCCAGACTTGAACAGCAAGGAGCAGATCCTGGAGCtgctggtgctggagcagttCCTGACCATCCTGCCTGAGGAGCTGCAGACTCTGGTTAAGGAACACCAGTTAGAAAATGGAGAGGAAGTGGTGAGCCTGTTGGAGGACTTGGAAAGGCAGATTAATATCCTAGGACGACCA GTCTCAGCTCATACACATGGGCACAGAGTACTCTGGGAGGAAGTTGTATCTTCAGAATCTGCACCAGAACCTGCAAGTACTCAGCTGCAAGCCATGGCAACCAAGCATAACTCTTCAGTGCCCCAGAAGCCacaggacagaggagagaggcCAGATTTCACTTGTAAGG ATGGTGAGACCAGGAGTGAAAACAAGGAATTCTTTTCAAAACAGGTAATATCTACTGGAATCCAGCCACATGGACAGACAGCTGCCAGCTGCAATGGGGATGTTATCCTGGGTCTTGCGCATGGAAAAACCCAAGACCTTCTGGGCAGATTAGAGAGGCAGCAGGGAAACCCCACACAAGAGAGACGGCACAAATGTGATGAATGTGGAAAAAGCTTTGCTCAGAACTCAGGCCTTGTTCGACACTGGAGaatccacactggagagaaaccctaccaGTGTAATGTGTGTAGTAAAGCCTTTAGTTACAGGTCAGCCCTTCTTTCCCATCAAGATATCCACAACAAAGTGAAGCGCTACCACTGCAAGGAATGTGGGAAGGCCTTCAGTCAGAACACAGGCCTGATCCTGCACCAGAGAATCCACACTGGCGAGAAGCCATATCAGTGTAATCAGTGTGGGAAGGCCTTTAGTCAGAGTGCAGGCCTTATTTTGCACCAGAGAATCCACAGTGGGGAGAGACCatatgaatgtaatgaatgtggaaAAGCTTTCAGTCATAGTTCACACCTCATTGGACACCAGAgaattcacactggggagaaacccTATGAGTGTGATGAGTGTGGGAAAACCTTCAGACGCAGCTCCCATCTTATTGGCCATCAAAGAAGCCACACTGgggagaaaccctacaaatgcaATGAGTGTGGGAGGGCCTTCAGTCAGAAATCCGGCCTTATTGAACACCAGAGAATCCACACTGGAGAAAGACCCTATAAGTGTAAAGAATGTGGGAAAGCTTTCAATGGGAACACTGGTCTCATTCAGCATCTGAGAATACATACAGGGGAGAAGCCCTATCAATGCAatgagtgtgggaaagcctttatTCAGAGATCCAGCCTCATTCGACATCAGAGaatccacactggagaaaagcctGAAACCACAGGAGTTTAG
- the Zkscan8 gene encoding zinc finger protein with KRAB and SCAN domains 8 isoform X1 encodes MATESRKPSSAPSPPDQAPEEDLVIVKIEEDHGWDEESSVHENNTSGQELFRLRFRQLCYQETLGPREALIQLRALCHQWLRPDLNSKEQILELLVLEQFLTILPEELQTLVKEHQLENGEEVVSLLEDLERQINILGRPVSAHTHGHRVLWEEVVSSESAPEPASTQLQAMATKHNSSVPQKPQDRGERPDFTCKAMSTSQSPTPSQKGSSGDQEVTARLLTAGFQTLEKIEDMAVSLIREEWLLDPSQKDLNRDNRPEKYRNMFSLDGETRSENKEFFSKQVISTGIQPHGQTAASCNGDVILGLAHGKTQDLLGRLERQQGNPTQERRHKCDECGKSFAQNSGLVRHWRIHTGEKPYQCNVCSKAFSYRSALLSHQDIHNKVKRYHCKECGKAFSQNTGLILHQRIHTGEKPYQCNQCGKAFSQSAGLILHQRIHSGERPYECNECGKAFSHSSHLIGHQRIHTGEKPYECDECGKTFRRSSHLIGHQRSHTGEKPYKCNECGRAFSQKSGLIEHQRIHTGERPYKCKECGKAFNGNTGLIQHLRIHTGEKPYQCNECGKAFIQRSSLIRHQRIHTGEKPETTGV; translated from the exons ATGGCTACAGAATCAAGAAAGCCTTCTTCGGCCCCATCTCCACCAGACCAGGCTCCTGAAGAGGACCTTGTCATTGTCAAGATAGAGGAAGATCATGGTTGGGATGAGGAGTCTAGTGTGCATGAAAATAATACTTCTGGCCAAGAATTGTTTCGCCTACGCTTCAGGCAGCTATGCTACCAGGAGACATTAGGACCCCGGGAAGCTCTGATCCAGCTCCGTGCACTTTGCCATCAGTGGCTGCGGCCAGACTTGAACAGCAAGGAGCAGATCCTGGAGCtgctggtgctggagcagttCCTGACCATCCTGCCTGAGGAGCTGCAGACTCTGGTTAAGGAACACCAGTTAGAAAATGGAGAGGAAGTGGTGAGCCTGTTGGAGGACTTGGAAAGGCAGATTAATATCCTAGGACGACCA GTCTCAGCTCATACACATGGGCACAGAGTACTCTGGGAGGAAGTTGTATCTTCAGAATCTGCACCAGAACCTGCAAGTACTCAGCTGCAAGCCATGGCAACCAAGCATAACTCTTCAGTGCCCCAGAAGCCacaggacagaggagagaggcCAGATTTCACTTGTAAGG CCATGTCTACTTCTCAGAGCCCTACTCCTTCCCAGAAAGGAAGTTCTGGAGATCAGGAGGTGACAGCTAGACTTCTCACTGCAGGGTTCCAG ACTTTGGAAAAGATTGAAGACATGGCTGTGTCTCTTATTCGAGAGGAGTGGCTTCTTGATCCATCACAGAAGGATCTGAATAGAGATAACAGGCCCGAGAAATACAGAAACATGTTCTCCCTGG ATGGTGAGACCAGGAGTGAAAACAAGGAATTCTTTTCAAAACAGGTAATATCTACTGGAATCCAGCCACATGGACAGACAGCTGCCAGCTGCAATGGGGATGTTATCCTGGGTCTTGCGCATGGAAAAACCCAAGACCTTCTGGGCAGATTAGAGAGGCAGCAGGGAAACCCCACACAAGAGAGACGGCACAAATGTGATGAATGTGGAAAAAGCTTTGCTCAGAACTCAGGCCTTGTTCGACACTGGAGaatccacactggagagaaaccctaccaGTGTAATGTGTGTAGTAAAGCCTTTAGTTACAGGTCAGCCCTTCTTTCCCATCAAGATATCCACAACAAAGTGAAGCGCTACCACTGCAAGGAATGTGGGAAGGCCTTCAGTCAGAACACAGGCCTGATCCTGCACCAGAGAATCCACACTGGCGAGAAGCCATATCAGTGTAATCAGTGTGGGAAGGCCTTTAGTCAGAGTGCAGGCCTTATTTTGCACCAGAGAATCCACAGTGGGGAGAGACCatatgaatgtaatgaatgtggaaAAGCTTTCAGTCATAGTTCACACCTCATTGGACACCAGAgaattcacactggggagaaacccTATGAGTGTGATGAGTGTGGGAAAACCTTCAGACGCAGCTCCCATCTTATTGGCCATCAAAGAAGCCACACTGgggagaaaccctacaaatgcaATGAGTGTGGGAGGGCCTTCAGTCAGAAATCCGGCCTTATTGAACACCAGAGAATCCACACTGGAGAAAGACCCTATAAGTGTAAAGAATGTGGGAAAGCTTTCAATGGGAACACTGGTCTCATTCAGCATCTGAGAATACATACAGGGGAGAAGCCCTATCAATGCAatgagtgtgggaaagcctttatTCAGAGATCCAGCCTCATTCGACATCAGAGaatccacactggagaaaagcctGAAACCACAGGAGTTTAG